Proteins encoded within one genomic window of Hevea brasiliensis isolate MT/VB/25A 57/8 chromosome 8, ASM3005281v1, whole genome shotgun sequence:
- the LOC131182103 gene encoding transcription elongation factor 1 homolog → MIKLVEIGGLIYKPPPSQNPNPVRICTEKAICIYAQMLDHYQSSLFPDSIESLAIAMARRRSKRVVKKPVRVEKLNTVFTCPFCNHPNAVECIIDRKLFVGEAGCRACKASFSTSTTPLTEPIDIYNEWIDECVRVNKS, encoded by the exons ATGATAAAACTGGTAGAAATAGGTGGCTTAATTTACAAGCCACCGCCATCTCAAAATCCGAATCCTGTTAGGATTTGTACTGAGAAGGCTATATGTATATATGCTCAAATGCTAGATCATTATCAGTCAAG TCTTTTCCCTGATTCGATCGAGAGTCTCGCAATTGCCATGGCAAGAAGGAGATCGAAGCGAGTTGTCAAGAAGCCAGTGCGGGTGGAGAAGCTCAACACTGTCTTCACTTGTCCCTTTTGCAACCATCCCAACGCTGTGGAGTGCATCATCGATAGGAAGTTGTTCGTGGGCGAAGCTGGATGCCGTGCGTGCAAAGCAAGCTTTTCGACCTCCACCACTCCTTTGACGGAGCCAATCGATATATACAATGAATGGATTGATGAGTGTGTTAGGGTTAACAAAAGTTGA